In Poecile atricapillus isolate bPoeAtr1 chromosome 9, bPoeAtr1.hap1, whole genome shotgun sequence, the following are encoded in one genomic region:
- the MBD4 gene encoding methyl-CpG-binding domain protein 4 — translation GRSGAGFGPGQRGKNGVGLAPGSCERPWPGPPCRPRSFPSSWTLPGLFFPCSPGAGGRGAAAAERPGPSPGPSPGPSPGDRGPAAPSAVPRGWQRVSSRRRAGRTAGRIDVYFVSPEGKKLRSKRALVEYLQKTGETTLQAADFDFTAPQGSTCSGLRGYGTGDERTDLEDCQSKVQELQAQSGAEIGIQNIQAGNGHLEDAASTVENTDLVMEGTNSESLKTRRKGTEDRKSVQARKRGKGSERRNQGDAKSKRQRRISNTWETECVQKKRGRRQADTCGADSQGVGADPVDRGKTLSGVSRARLRSVAGSQRELGHLPKEGPCSSDTPAASSEEKSYGLETGKVPDPGDVAEQDVKCDTEVDAEPWDRTSFTAVRMSPEESVPRTQVERRKTSPYFSSKYSKEGPSAPRRKALRKWTPPRSPFNLIQETLFHDPWKLLIATIFLNKTSGKMAIPVLWEFLKKYPSPEVARAADWKEMSELLKPLGLYELRAKTIIRFSGEYLSKAWRYPIELHGIGKYGNDSYRIFCVNEWKEVQPQDHKLNVYHRWLWENRESLSID, via the exons gggcggagcggggccgggttCGGACCCGGTCAGCGCGGCAAGAACGGCGTCGGTCTGGCCCCGGGCTCGTGTGAGCGTCCGTGGCCAGGCCCGCCCTGCCGTCCCCGgagcttccccagcagctggacCTTACCCGGGCTCttcttcccctgcagccccGGGGCCGGCGGTCgaggcgcggcggcggcggaacggcccggccccagccccggccccagccccggacCCAGCCCCGGGGACCGCGGCCCGGCGGCGCCCAGCGCCGTCCCGCGCGGGTGGCAGCGGGTGAGCAGCCGCAGGCGGGCGGGCAGGACGGCCGGGAGGATCGACGTGTACTTCGTAAG CCCTGAAGGGAAGAAGCTGAGGTCAAAACGAGCACTTGTGGAGTATTTACAGAAAACTGGGGAGACAACACTGCAAGCAGCAGATTTTGATTTCACAGCTCCTCAAGGGAGCACATGCTCAGGGTTGAGGGGATATGGCACAGGAGATGAGAGGACTGACCTGGAGGATTGTCAGAGCAAAGtgcaggagctccaggcacagagTGGTGCTGAGATTGGAATTCAGAAcatccaggctgggaatggaCACCTGGAAGATGCTGCATCTACTGTGGAAAACACAGACTTAGTAATGGAAGGCACAAACTCAGAGAGTTTGAAAACCAGAAGAAAGgggacagaagacaggaaaagTGTCCAAGCTAGGAAACGTGGCAAGGGCTCAGAAAGGAGGAACCAAGGGGACGCCAAGAGCAAGAGGCAGAGAAGAATCTCTAACACATGGGAGACAGAATGTGTTCAGAAGAAGAGGGGCCGTAGACAGGCAGACACATGTGGAGCTGACAGCCAGGGTGTGGGTGCTGACCCTGTGGATAGAGGGAAAACTCTGTCAGGAGTGTCCAGGGCACGGCTGAGGTCAGTGGCTGGCTCACAGAGGGAGCTGGGTCACCTGCCAAAGGAGGGGCCCTGCTCCAGTGATAcacctgctgccagctctgaggAGAAATCCTATGGACTGGAGACAGGGAAAGTGCCAGATCCGGGGGATGTGGCTGAGCAGGATGTTAAATGTGACACTGAGGTGGATGCTGAGCCGTGGGACAGGACAAGCTTCACAGCAGTCAGAATGTCACCAG aaGAGTCTGTCCCGCGAACACAagtggaaagaaggaaaacaagtcCATATTTTTCCAGTAAATACAGCAAAGAAG GCCCCAGCGCACCCAGAAGGAAGGCCCTCAGAAAATGGACTCCTCCACGTTCTCCTTTCAATCTTATCCAGGAAACACTCTTCCATGATCCATGGAAGCTTCTCATTGCCACCATATTTCTCAACAAAACCTCAG GGAAAATGGCCATTCCAGTGCTCTGGGAGTTCCTGAAGAAGTATCCTTCTCCTGAGGTAGCCAGGGCTGCAGACTGGAAAGAGATGTCAGAGCTGCTCAAACCTCTTGGTCTCTATGAACTCAGAGCCAAAACCATCATCAGGTTCTCAG GTGAGTACCTGAGCAAGGCGTGGCGGTATCCCATCGAGCTGCACGGCATTGGCAAGTACGGCAATGACTCCTACAGAATCTTCTGTGTCAACGAATGGAAGGAG GTGCAGCCACAGGACCACAAGTTGAATGTGTACCACAGGTGGCTGTGGGAGAACCGGGAGAGTCTGAGCATcgactga